GGGATAACCGAACGGTCAGCGCATTGCCGTGAGAAGCCTGGGATCAAAGACATCGAATGTCACAATTCAGAGTCGCCGGAACATCGCACTGCCATTCAAATGCTGCCGTAACCATCCCTCAGCTCAATTCTTCACTGAAACTCTTCACTATTCGGATAAATCGCGTTATTTCGGACTGCACTTTCCCATAGGCTGCGAGCTTTCGTGTATTCAAGGGAAATGCCATGTCTCGCTCACCGCTCCATGACCTGTTTCGGCTCGTTCAATCAGGACTGGAAAAAGTCGCGCTGGCGTGCGCCGCCTTTGGTTTGATGCACGCAACGGCCCGCGCGGGAGAGTCCGCTTTGACCAGCGTGCCCGCGGGTGAGCAATGGCGCAATCACGCCGCGCCCCAACTTGCAGCCGATGACCCATGGAGCAACCCCGCAGCCCCCAGCCTCGCAGTTGACGATGCCTGGAGCGCACCGGCCGCCGTTCGGCTCACTTCGCCTGGGCAAATGTACGCTGCGCCACCGCCGCATGTTTTAACGCAAGAGCCGCAACCGGCCGCAATAGAAGGTGCGCCAAGCTCCGTGGCAACAACCGTCCAGACTGCGCCCTCCGCCCTCTCGATGGATCGCTCCGACTGGAATGAAATACCGCGTGGACGTTCGCCCGGCCTGATCGCATCCCATGACGCGTGGCTCAACCGCACCACGACCGTCGCTGAACCGAGCGTGCCGGCGAAGCCACCGGTACACAGGGCGCCCCCTCCTCCGGCCGATCAGTGGAGCGCGCCCTTGGCCGACCTCGTTGCATCGAACGATGTCGTGACGCCTGCCCCCGCAGCTTCTTCTGCTGCCTTCGATGCCAATTCGCACCTGAGTTTCGCGGTAACGCCCCACCACGTCACACCGCCGCGCGTCAGCGAGGCTCAAGGCGGTTTATCGGCTGAGGCATCGCCAACGGTTGTGGCAGCCGGTCGACCGATGCATCGACGGAACCGTCCGATTGTTCACAGCACCTCAAACGCGCCTCGATCATCGTGCACAAGGCGCGCAAGGGCGGCTAGAGCGCCTTCTGCGGCATGGTGCCGTTCAGTTTCGGCAAGCTCGCGGTATAGGTGAACGGCGCCGCGGGCACGGTGAACGGAACCGCTCGTGGCAAACCGGCTCAGCTCAATTGGCGACGTCCACCCGATTGCGCCCGTCACGCTTGGCCCGATACAAAGCCAGGTCGGCAGCTTCGATCAACTGCTTCATGTCTTCTCCCGGCTGCGGCACCTGCATGACGCCGCCCACGCTGATCGTCAGCCGATCGCTGGCTGAACCCGTATGCGGCACGGCAAGCGCCTCCACCGCCATGCGGATCTTCTCACCGAGCAGGCGCAAGCCGCCAGTCGACGTAGACGGCAACACCACCGCGAATTCCTCACCACCAAAGCGGGCGGCAAGATCGGCGGGACGGTTCAGGCTCGATTCAATCGCGCGCGCCACGAGCTTCAGCACATCGTCGCCCGCCACATGGCCGTAGGTGTCGTTGTACGACTTGAAGTTGTCCACATCGATCATCAGGAAGCCGAGCGGCGACTGTTCGCGCGCCGCGCGTTTCCACTCGGCGCTCACGTAATCGTCCAGACATCGACGGTTCGATAAACCCGTCAGCCCGTCCGAATTGGTCAGGCGCTGCAGTTCCAGATTGGTTTCGAGCAGTTTTTGCTGCGACTGCCGCAACGCGCGGTAAGCCTCGTCGCGCTGCAGCAAGTTCAGATACGAACGCGAGTGGTAGCGAATCCGCGCAATCAATTCGATAGTGTCCGGCAGCTTCACCAGATAATCGTTGGCGCCCGCAGCAAACGCGGCGCTCTTGATGCGCGGCTCTTCCTTCGTCGACAACACAATGATCGGAATATCGCGGGTCGCCTCGTTCTCGCGGTATTGACGCACCAGCGTCAGCCCGTCCACGCCCGGCATGACAAGATCCTGCAGGATCACGGTCGGCCGCGTGGCCTGCGCGACGCGCAATGCATCCTCGGGGTTGGCGCAGTAGTGAAAATCCAGCCGCGGCTGCTCCACCAGCGCGCGGCGCACCGCTTCCGCGACAATCGTCTGGTCGTCGACCAGTAGTACCATGACCGCGCTTTCGGCGGCGCTCGGCGCATTCAGCGCGTCGGCAAGCAGATCGGCGGCAGAACGCTCCCCGGTCGCAGCATCGAGGGAGGCTGCCGGGCTTTCCGCACGGAATTCCGGGCCGGCCTGCTCACGCCGGGCGCGCTCCGCCAGCGGATCTGCATTTCGATGTTCCATGACTGAATCCTGTTCTGAGTCGAGTTCGAGCGCGTCATTTGCGCGATGATGTGAACGCCTTTTGCACGGCATTCGCGATATTCGGGAGCGGCAGGATGGCTACCGCCGCATTCAGCGCGGCGGCCGCTTTCGGCATGCCGTACACGGCGCATGTCGCTTCGTCCTGCGCAATAGTGTGATAACCCTTGGCGCGCATGGCGGCGAGGCCCGCCGCGCCATCGCGGCCCATACCGGTCAGCAGCACGCCGACCGCGTTGCCGCTCCAGCGCGCGACCACGCTTTGAAAAAACACGTCGATGGATGGTCGGTATGGCGTCGCGAGCGGCTCTTTCGTGTAGCCCAGCCGATTGCCGCTGCCGGAAAAATGCAGGTGGTCATTGGTCGCCGCGAGCAGCACGCAGCCCGGCTCCGGCCGGTCGCCCTCGCGCGCCACGCGCACCGGCAGGGTCGACTGTTCGTTGAGCCAGTCGGCCATGCCGATCGCAAAGGCCTGGTCCACATGCTGGACAATCACCGTAGCCGGCGCGAAGCCGGCCGGCAGCTCGGCCAGCAGCGTCGCCAGCGCACTTGGACCACCCGCCGACGCGCCGATCGCGAGCAGGTCGGTGTCCGAGGTAATACGTGGCGCGGCTGCAATCGGATGCGCGGCTGCTTTCGTAGCCTGCTGCGCGGCAATCTGGTCGATCTTGGCGGTCAGCGCAGCGATTCCGCGCTTCGCGTCGGGGCCTGCGAGCACCGGTGTGTCGACGGCATCCAGCGCGCCCGCGCCCATGGCCTCGTAGACCCGCCACGCGTTCGCGCCCACATCGACTGTCACGATCAGGATCGCGCACGGCGTCTCACGCATGATTCGCCGCGTGGCTTCGGTGCCGTCCATATGCGGCATCACGAGGTCCATCAGCACGACGTCCGGTTTCTGCGCCATGCAGTAGTCGACCGCCTGCGCGCCGTCACTGGCCACCCAGATCACCTCGAAGTCACGCCGGGTGGCAAGCGCCCCGCGCAAGGCGTCCACCGCCAGCGGCATGTCGTTCACGATCCCGATCTTCATCGCTCGCCTCTCTTTTTTAGTGTTCTCTCACGACTGCGCTTTGGACTACGCCTCGGACTGCGCTTCGCCGATCAGATCCCGCACCGCGTCGAGCAAGGTCTGATCGTGGAAACTCCCTTTCGCCAGATAATAGTCCGCGCCGGCATCCAGTCCCCGCTGGCGGTCTTCCGCGCGATCCTTGTAGGACACAATCATCACCGGTATCTCGCTGAGTTGCGGATCGCGCCGGATCAGCGTCACTAATTCGATGCCGTCAAGGCGCGGCATGTCAATGTCAGTGATCACCAGGTCGAAACGCTCGCTGCGTACCGCGTTCCAGCCGTCCATGCCGTCGACGGCGATAGTCACGTCGTAACCGCGCCCGGCGAGCAGCTTGCGTTCGAGTTCGCGCACCGTCAGCGAGTCATCCACTACCAGCACGCGTTTTCTCGCTGCGGCGACCACGCGCGCCGTGCCTGACGAGACCCGCCCGAGTTCACCGTCGATGACCAGCTTTTCAACCGCGCGCAGCCAGTCGTCGAGATCGGCGATCAGGAGCGGATCGCCGTTTTCCATCAACGCGCCCGCCGCGATAGTCGGCACCTTCCCCAGGCGTTTGTCGAGTGGTTGCACGACCAGCATGCGCTCGCCGAGAAAGCGGTCGACGACCACGCCGTAGCTCGCCGCGCCCTGCCCGATCACGACGACATTGAGGGTGTCGCTGGCGGTCTCGAAGGTGCCTGAGCGGAGGATCTGGTGCGCGGTGACAATGCCGAGCCGCCGCCCTTCGAACGCGAAATGCTGATGCCCTTCGAGCAGGTCGATCGATGCCCGCGGCAGGACAAGCGTGCGCGTGACGTGCGCGAGCGGCAGCCCATACGGCTCGCCGTCCA
This window of the Caballeronia sp. SBC1 genome carries:
- a CDS encoding diguanylate cyclase, with protein sequence MEHRNADPLAERARREQAGPEFRAESPAASLDAATGERSAADLLADALNAPSAAESAVMVLLVDDQTIVAEAVRRALVEQPRLDFHYCANPEDALRVAQATRPTVILQDLVMPGVDGLTLVRQYRENEATRDIPIIVLSTKEEPRIKSAAFAAGANDYLVKLPDTIELIARIRYHSRSYLNLLQRDEAYRALRQSQQKLLETNLELQRLTNSDGLTGLSNRRCLDDYVSAEWKRAAREQSPLGFLMIDVDNFKSYNDTYGHVAGDDVLKLVARAIESSLNRPADLAARFGGEEFAVVLPSTSTGGLRLLGEKIRMAVEALAVPHTGSASDRLTISVGGVMQVPQPGEDMKQLIEAADLALYRAKRDGRNRVDVAN
- a CDS encoding chemotaxis response regulator protein-glutamate methylesterase — protein: MKIGIVNDMPLAVDALRGALATRRDFEVIWVASDGAQAVDYCMAQKPDVVLMDLVMPHMDGTEATRRIMRETPCAILIVTVDVGANAWRVYEAMGAGALDAVDTPVLAGPDAKRGIAALTAKIDQIAAQQATKAAAHPIAAAPRITSDTDLLAIGASAGGPSALATLLAELPAGFAPATVIVQHVDQAFAIGMADWLNEQSTLPVRVAREGDRPEPGCVLLAATNDHLHFSGSGNRLGYTKEPLATPYRPSIDVFFQSVVARWSGNAVGVLLTGMGRDGAAGLAAMRAKGYHTIAQDEATCAVYGMPKAAAALNAAVAILPLPNIANAVQKAFTSSRK